In Nitrosarchaeum koreense MY1, one genomic interval encodes:
- the dph2 gene encoding diphthamide biosynthesis enzyme Dph2 has product MIVIDEERIFKEIEIKKPASVSLNGPDGILPQVQETAMNITRRFGIPAYVLADTTWGTCDLNSNGSKVLGAEIQFNIGHTINTESFEKNLILINAFDDVEFDSVAKKCVDILKGKQISLVTDSQHLHQMDKVNEILTNGGVYVKIGKGKGQLNDGQVFGCEFYPATELKDKVDAYVFLGQSNFHAAGIALSTNKLTYVLDPYFNEVREVTEFAQKLKKKATLAIYKAADAQSFGIIIGLKEGQLSKVFALKFKKELEKEGKTVQLFALTDITNERLKNLKGIDAFIQVACPRISTDNQFDKPVLSTPQANALLKILRHESIDEYLEIPHWL; this is encoded by the coding sequence TTGATAGTAATAGATGAAGAACGCATATTCAAAGAAATTGAAATAAAGAAACCTGCTTCAGTATCACTAAACGGGCCAGATGGAATTCTACCTCAAGTACAAGAAACTGCAATGAATATCACTAGGCGATTTGGTATTCCTGCATACGTATTAGCTGATACGACCTGGGGAACGTGTGATCTTAATTCAAATGGTTCCAAAGTATTAGGAGCTGAAATTCAATTTAATATTGGACATACAATAAATACAGAGTCATTTGAAAAAAATCTAATTCTAATTAATGCATTTGACGATGTTGAATTTGATAGCGTTGCCAAAAAATGTGTTGACATTCTTAAGGGAAAGCAAATATCGTTGGTCACTGATAGTCAGCATTTACATCAAATGGATAAAGTAAATGAGATTTTGACTAACGGAGGAGTTTATGTGAAAATTGGAAAAGGTAAAGGACAATTAAATGATGGACAAGTGTTTGGTTGCGAATTTTATCCAGCCACAGAGCTTAAAGACAAAGTCGATGCATATGTTTTCTTAGGACAAAGTAATTTTCATGCAGCTGGAATTGCTCTATCAACTAACAAGCTAACGTATGTTTTAGATCCATATTTTAACGAAGTACGTGAAGTGACAGAATTTGCTCAAAAATTAAAAAAGAAAGCTACACTTGCAATATACAAAGCAGCTGATGCTCAATCATTTGGAATAATCATAGGACTTAAAGAAGGACAGTTATCCAAAGTATTTGCTTTAAAATTTAAAAAAGAATTAGAAAAAGAAGGAAAAACTGTTCAATTATTTGCATTAACAGATATCACAAATGAGAGATTAAAAAATCTAAAAGGTATTGATGCATTTATTCAAGTAGCATGTCCTAGAATTTCTACAGATAACCAATTTGATAAGCCTGTTCTTTCAACACCACAAGCAAACGCACTTTTAAAAATATTAAGACATGAAAGCATTGATGAATATCTAGAAATTCCTCATTGGCTTTAA
- a CDS encoding zinc-binding dehydrogenase — protein MKALVYDNYTTDDDFSKILKIKDIPEPIPKPNEVVFKVKYASLNYDDIWGMRGKPLAVPLPHISGTDAAGEVIAVGEDVKNIKIGDRVVSHGNMSCRVCKLCTSGREYDCKKRKIWGFETGPLWGGYCEVTHLPEVNVVKIPDNVTYESAAAASMTLLTSWHMLVGRAKIQPGQLVLVMGGSSGVGNYGIQIAKLFGCTVIATASPDKLNQLLELGADYAVDHRKEDWHKEIRDIAKKIIKPFGDSPGIDVIFEHIGGSHWNKELTLLKYGATIVTTGATTGYDAKTDLRHIFFKGINILGSTQGTRSELEHALYWMSQGKIRSIIDSVYTFEQAVEAHTKMLTGKGLFGKILMKP, from the coding sequence ATGAAAGCCCTAGTATATGATAATTATACTACGGATGATGATTTTTCAAAAATTTTAAAAATTAAAGATATTCCTGAACCTATTCCAAAACCAAATGAAGTTGTTTTCAAAGTAAAATATGCCTCTTTGAATTATGATGATATTTGGGGAATGAGAGGAAAACCTTTAGCTGTACCTTTACCTCATATTTCTGGTACTGATGCTGCAGGAGAAGTAATTGCAGTAGGTGAAGATGTAAAAAATATCAAAATTGGTGATAGAGTTGTATCTCATGGAAATATGTCATGTCGAGTTTGTAAATTATGTACAAGTGGAAGAGAATATGATTGCAAAAAGAGAAAAATTTGGGGATTTGAAACTGGTCCACTTTGGGGAGGATATTGTGAAGTTACACATTTACCAGAAGTAAATGTTGTAAAAATACCTGATAATGTAACATATGAATCCGCAGCTGCAGCTTCTATGACTCTGCTTACCTCATGGCATATGTTAGTTGGTAGAGCAAAGATTCAACCTGGACAATTGGTATTGGTTATGGGTGGCAGTTCTGGTGTAGGAAATTATGGAATTCAGATAGCTAAATTATTTGGCTGTACCGTAATTGCAACAGCTAGTCCTGATAAGTTAAATCAATTATTAGAACTAGGTGCTGATTATGCAGTAGATCATAGAAAAGAAGATTGGCATAAAGAAATTCGTGATATTGCTAAAAAAATTATCAAACCATTTGGTGATTCTCCAGGGATAGATGTAATTTTTGAGCACATTGGTGGTTCCCATTGGAATAAAGAATTAACTTTGTTAAAGTATGGTGCAACAATTGTTACTACTGGAGCAACAACTGGCTATGACGCTAAAACAGATTTGCGCCACATTTTTTTCAAAGGAATTAATATTTTAGGCTCAACTCAGGGAACTAGATCTGAATTAGAACATGCTCTATATTGGATGTCTCAGGGAAAAATAAGATCTATTATTGATTCTGTTTATACATTTGAACAAGCAGTAGAAGCTCATACTAAAATGTTAACTGGCAAAGGTCTCTTTGGTAAAATCTTAATGAAACCATAA
- a CDS encoding exosome complex RNA-binding protein Csl4 — protein MSEIAALPGDKIASIEEYETGYNTFDDGDMVRASTVGKTELDKEARVANIKHPKMISIPKVGDIIIGTVAAVMSSMIAVSIDYINGKPTTSKVECICSTRNLRKKNVALVNDIVTLKILNHLNGTIHATIEEPHLGVLFTKCRKCGKKVVQMRDAIKCTECSWIDERKLSTNYGNSDFVKLRE, from the coding sequence ATGTCTGAAATTGCTGCACTTCCAGGAGACAAAATAGCATCTATTGAAGAATATGAAACAGGCTACAATACTTTTGATGACGGAGATATGGTCCGTGCATCAACTGTAGGTAAGACAGAACTGGACAAAGAAGCTAGAGTTGCAAACATAAAACATCCAAAAATGATATCAATTCCTAAAGTAGGAGACATCATAATAGGAACTGTAGCAGCAGTAATGTCTTCTATGATCGCAGTATCAATCGATTACATTAATGGTAAACCAACCACTTCTAAAGTTGAATGTATTTGCTCAACAAGAAATCTTAGAAAAAAGAATGTTGCTTTGGTAAACGATATTGTTACACTAAAAATTTTGAATCACCTAAACGGTACAATTCATGCAACAATTGAGGAACCACATTTGGGGGTATTATTTACAAAATGTAGAAAATGTGGTAAAAAAGTAGTCCAGATGCGCGATGCCATAAAATGTACAGAATGTTCTTGGATTGATGAAAGAAAACTTTCAACGAATTATGGCAATAGTGATTTCGTAAAGCTGAGAGAGTAA
- a CDS encoding tRNA(Ile)(2)-agmatinylcytidine synthase, whose protein sequence is MANSQILNIGFDDTDSPKGMCTTFLAYKIVDSLKKQDIEFLDFPKLIRFNPNIPWKTRGNGAVSMKIRTKNSSKIKNHIKKLVEKYSDIKNGANPGLVFYENKEIPDQFSKFSKLALWQLINRNHAKKFARKNNMEFFYQGNGQGLVGAIGAIGYDFKDHTLELLSYRKNSKFGKKRNLSAKSVKIMQEKTLPFTFNSFDNKKERVLITPHGPDPVFYGVRGENIDSLLRATKILKTSEKLSGYMIFKSNQGTGDHLKNELNPKNIKPYASGKITGIISDEPTIVKGGHVFFSINSDGFELCCAVYKPTGITSVASSLIKGDKVCVGGGIRKASKNHPRILNLEFIDIIELKKNMIKSNPNCKKCNKKMKSKGNNQGFQCIKCGKKSENKVSREIPRKIKKQLYVPIVSAHRHLSRPVQRIGRINKESKFDESSSWFCVYDN, encoded by the coding sequence ATGGCTAATTCACAAATACTCAATATCGGTTTTGATGATACAGATTCTCCAAAAGGAATGTGCACAACTTTTCTTGCTTACAAAATTGTTGATTCACTAAAAAAACAAGATATTGAATTTCTAGATTTCCCAAAATTAATTCGATTTAATCCAAACATTCCTTGGAAAACACGAGGAAATGGTGCAGTTTCAATGAAAATAAGAACAAAAAATTCATCTAAAATTAAAAATCATATTAAAAAACTTGTAGAAAAATACTCTGACATCAAAAATGGTGCAAACCCTGGATTAGTTTTTTATGAGAATAAAGAAATTCCAGATCAGTTTTCTAAATTTAGTAAATTAGCTTTATGGCAATTGATAAACAGAAATCATGCAAAAAAATTTGCCCGAAAAAATAACATGGAATTTTTTTATCAAGGAAATGGTCAAGGTCTTGTAGGTGCTATCGGTGCAATTGGTTATGATTTTAAAGATCATACATTGGAGCTATTAAGCTATAGAAAAAATTCTAAATTTGGAAAAAAACGAAATCTTTCTGCTAAAAGTGTAAAGATAATGCAGGAAAAAACATTACCGTTTACATTTAACAGCTTCGATAATAAAAAAGAGCGAGTTTTAATTACTCCTCATGGTCCTGATCCTGTTTTTTACGGCGTACGTGGCGAAAATATAGATTCACTATTACGTGCAACTAAAATTTTGAAAACAAGTGAAAAATTATCTGGTTATATGATATTCAAATCTAATCAAGGCACTGGAGACCATTTAAAAAATGAACTAAATCCAAAAAATATTAAACCTTATGCTTCCGGAAAAATTACTGGTATTATATCTGATGAACCAACGATAGTAAAAGGTGGTCATGTTTTTTTCTCTATTAATTCAGATGGATTTGAATTATGTTGTGCTGTGTACAAACCTACTGGAATAACATCTGTGGCATCGAGTTTGATCAAAGGAGACAAAGTTTGTGTTGGCGGTGGTATTAGAAAAGCATCAAAAAATCACCCACGGATTCTAAATCTTGAATTTATTGATATAATCGAACTTAAAAAAAATATGATAAAATCTAATCCAAATTGTAAAAAATGTAATAAAAAGATGAAATCAAAAGGAAACAATCAAGGTTTTCAATGTATAAAATGTGGTAAAAAATCTGAAAATAAAGTATCTAGAGAAATTCCTAGAAAAATCAAAAAGCAACTGTATGTTCCAATAGTTTCTGCACATAGACATCTTAGTAGACCAGTACAAAGAATTGGAAGAATTAACAAGGAATCAAAATTTGATGAATCATCTTCATGGTTTTGTGTATATGATAACTAA
- a CDS encoding tetratricopeptide repeat protein has product MAGNPKIDSLLDEANRLFLKGKLQDAITYYDKILDDDSNHIASLNNKGYALNKLKNYDGAIQCYDIALKLDPNDLSVLVNKISSLRKKGAFTDALIYCNAILKNNPKYNIVLYHKERILFSLNSFEESIHCCDIILEDYPNNGDVLFDKSCNFAMLSRFDDSLDTLEKAISQGIQYKIKAKKTKSFEKLIGNQKFQKLIS; this is encoded by the coding sequence ATGGCTGGTAATCCAAAAATTGATTCACTTCTTGATGAAGCAAATAGATTGTTTTTAAAAGGAAAATTGCAAGACGCAATTACTTATTATGATAAAATTTTAGATGATGATTCAAATCATATTGCTTCGCTTAACAACAAAGGATATGCATTAAATAAGTTAAAAAATTATGATGGTGCAATTCAATGCTATGATATTGCATTAAAATTAGATCCTAACGATCTGTCTGTTTTAGTAAATAAAATATCTTCGCTGAGAAAAAAAGGTGCATTTACTGACGCATTAATTTACTGTAATGCTATTTTAAAAAACAATCCCAAATACAACATTGTTTTATATCATAAAGAAAGAATTTTGTTTTCGTTGAATAGTTTTGAAGAATCAATTCATTGTTGTGATATTATTTTAGAGGATTATCCTAATAACGGTGATGTTCTTTTTGACAAATCTTGTAATTTTGCAATGCTTTCTAGGTTCGATGATTCACTTGATACACTTGAAAAAGCAATTTCACAAGGAATTCAATATAAAATCAAAGCAAAAAAAACTAAATCTTTTGAAAAACTAATTGGAAATCAAAAATTTCAAAAACTAATATCTTAA